DNA from Plasmodium falciparum 3D7 genome assembly, chromosome: 8:
TGGAACAAAGGGAATTAGAAATACACAATTCGATGGCCTCAAGATTTTATTCAAAAACAATGTTTTCTGCCTTTCAAATGTTATTTTCTACAATGTTGAGTAATGAAGCAAATCATCTTGATAAGGTTTATGGAAAAAGTGGTAAAATAGGTTTAGCAACAAGTGTTACTGCATATCTTACTTTTgcttatgtatataatggAAGTATTATGGATAGCATAACTAATAGTTTATTACCACCATATGCTAAAAAACCAATAACTCAATTAAAATATGGAAGAACGTTTGttttttcaaattattttatgttagcATCTAAAATGTACGAAatgttaaattataaaaatttaagtCTTTTGTGTGAATATCAAGCTGTAGTAAGTGCAAATTATTACTCTTCTAAAAAGGTAGATCAATTCCTTGGTAGAAAATTTTTTCCTCTTACTACAACATTCCTGATTAAGAGAATAAGTACATCAATTGATCATATTAGTGGAGGCAAATGGTATAATTTATTTGGTTGTTTGGGTAAGGATCCCCCagcatatttatattttcatttttttcttaatttatattttgattctGGAAAATATTTTCCTGGAGGTTTTTCGACTTCTTTAAGAGAACAAACAGAACacgtaaaaaaaaagggtTTTCCTAAAAAACCATCGGTTCATGGTTTTACACAGATGGTGTTTTTGCAGCTTACTAATATAGTCATGTATGCCCTTTGTTTTATGAGCCTTTCACAAATATATGCTTATTTCGAAAACgtgaatttttatattataagcaATTTTCGTTTCCTTGAGagatattttaatatattcaataaaTACTTTGTAGAACTATTCAGAAGAAAACTTAAAGAGTATACAAGTGATGTACTTCTAAAATACGAGTATGAaacttatataaatataagaaaacgTGGTTATCTTGATGAGGCAATGGAAGCTAGAATTACAGctaaaaataatgtaaaggaatatttatatgataatgatgaaaatgttaTGATTAATTTAAGAAGATATGCTATGGAAAATATGCATAAAATTAATCTGTCGACATATGTAgatgattatatttattttgatgaTTGTGGTAAAAATGAGGAATTTCTAAATGATAGATGTGATATATGTCCTGTTTATGAGGAATCCGATGAAGATGATCAAAAGGCTTTATCGTCAAATAGTAAGGCTATAAcacaaataaaaagtaaaacaaCGACATATattgattataaaaaatttcctAAAGAAGTTTCAACAAAAATATCGGAAGAAGAAAATAGTGATGATGATATGAATTTAACTGACAACGCACTGATGATTACAAAAATACCTGAagatgaataatatatatatttttatgaggcataagtaatatttttttttttttttttttttttttttttttgtaaaatttttaaagtttattttgttattttttataaatattatatatatatgctatttcttcattgtattatataatacacaaaaatatacaatttctttgtatattaaaatgttttgcgtttgtttatatatatataatatttagtttatataaaaatagtttttttatatttagaatTCATTGGACCtttctaattttttgaatttatatatacatgtgtaattaattttttacattattttacaatatatgatattaaaattactgcacttatatatatatatatatatatttttctttttatgttttatttttttagtataattttttaatttttttctttctgtattttgattttatatataattaaactattttttttttttttttttttgtgaatttaattattttatatatatatatatttttaaattaattataaaccTATATAGTTACtactatacatatatatatatatatatataatgttataatatatattaagtaataaaagatatggcataataaattttatttatgttttccaaaatatatttcaatgtGTAGAATATATGTTTACGTTTTGCAAGAGGAAAAATgtgattatttattatgtctGGAAtgtgttcattttttaaatatatgctTTAGGAAAAATTACAGAAAACTattagaaaaattataaactTTAAGAAAAGCAAAAATGATATGATAtatgcttatatatatttcttctatAAAGAGAATTATTAAGAATAAAGTAACCtataatacttttttttttgaatttataaaattagatATATGTGAAAGACAgaataaatgtaatataataaatggcAACAACATTTGGATTGtttccttttatttattctataATGTAAactgataatatatatatatatatatatatatatatatataattattattttattttatataagcaATATAAATGGATTATTccttttgtatataatttaaaataagtttcttaaataataaatttcttttaatatttgctttaatttttttttttttttttttctttgcaTAAACAGATCCTAAATTAAgaaatttttttgaatacaATTTTAATTGAATGTGGGAATTTATAAGTTTCCAAGTATATTCAATAAACTAATTTCATAAATGTTCTtatgaatttttattatgaaaaaaaaaagaaaagaaattaagaaacaggaaaatatataaataaatgaatgcaaaaaaatatattataatttttttttttatttatggaaacaacaaataattactatatatatattttacaatacatacatacatacatacaaacTTAAGtacatacaaatataaatatataaatatataagtatatatatatatatattaataaataaataaaactttAAAGATTAGgacacaaaaataaaaaatgaattatttttatacaaatttattgtaaataaaatctttgttacatatatgtgtgattaaattgtttttattataaacatatttatatgtaaaatatgaaaaggttcatttttataactttcaaaaaaaaaaaaattaaattacgtacaaataaaatagaaaatttaGGTTTATAAGTGAGTATATGCATATAATcgctcatatatatatatatatatatatatatatatatacaataatttTATCACAAaattgtatgtatttatatttttcttctttattccTTTTTGATAGACAATAAAttgcatatataatataaaattattattattttatgcaTTATTGTTGTATATTTTGGTTTAATTTACTTCTTCAACGGTTGGTCCATTATTTTGTGcttctttattttctgaATTACGACCTCTTAAGTTGGTTGCCTCTGCTTTTTGTGGTTCTTGTGCTGATGCACCTTGATATATTTTAGTCATTATAGGATTATATACTGATGaaatatctttttctttttcattatattcttcAGTTTCTGCTGTTTGATTTTTTTCTAACCAATCAAGAACAGATTTAACTGTTTTCATACATTTTTCTGAATCATCTTTTGGTATTTTTGTTTTCAAATTTTCATCTTGTAATGTGTTTTTAACATTATAGCAGTAATTTTCTAGGTTGTTTCTTGCTTCaattctatttttattttgttcatcctcttctttatatttttctgcATCATTTACCATACGATCGATATCATCTTTTGATAATCTTCCTTTATCATTTGTAATAGTAATTTGGTTTTGTTTACCAGTACCTTTATCTAATGCTGTTACATTTAGGATACCATTAGCATCAATATCAAATGTAACTTCGATTTGTGGTACACTTCTTGGTGCTGGTGGGATACCTTCTAATTGAAATTTTCCTAATAAGTTATTATCTTTTGTCATGGCTCTTTCTCCTTCATAAACTTGAATTAAAACACCTGGTTGGTTATCAGCATATGTTGTAAagatttgatttttttttgttggtATAGTTGTATTTCTTTCAATTAATTTGGTCATGACACCACCTGCTGTTTCTAAACCTAATGACAATGGACATacatctaataataataagtctTTGACAGCTGATGATTGATCACCTGATAAGATGGCTGCTTGTACAGCTGCACCATATGCAACAGCTTCATCTGGATTAATGGCTTTACATGGTTCTTTTCCATTGAAAAAATCTTTGATAAGTTGTTGTATTTTTGGAATTCTTGTTGAACCACCAACTAAAACAATTTCATGTACTTGGCTTTTATCCATTTTTGCATCTTTTAAGACTTTTTCAACAGGTATTAAAGTATTACGGAATTGATCCATACACAATTCTTCAAATTTGGCTCTggttatatttacattataatCGATTCCATCAAATAAAGAATCAACTTCAATAGTTGCTTGTGCggatgatgataatacacGTTTAGCTTTTTCACATTGTGTTCTTAATCTTCTTAATGATTTTGAATTTTTGGAAACATCTTTAcctccatttttttttttaaaatcttGTACACAGAAGTTTACTaatttattatcaaaatCTTCTCCTCCTAAATGTGTATCTCCTGAGGTAGCTTTAACTTCAAAAATTCCATCTTCAAGTGTTAATAAGGAAACATCAAATGTTCCTCCTCCTAAATcgaaaataagaatattttgttcaccttttccttttttatctAAACCATATGCTATAGCTGCTGCAGTTGGTTCATTAATAATTCTTAAAACATTTAAACCAGCAATGGCACCTGCATCTTTGGTAGCTTGTCTTTGTGAATCATTGAAATAAGCTGGAACAGTAATAACAGCATTTTTAACTGGTTTTCCTAAGTATGTCTCTGCAacttctttcattttttttaataccaTTGAAGATATTTCTTCTGGATggaatgtttttttttctccttgATATGATACTTCAATCATTGGTTTTCCATCAGAACCACCTTTTACAGTAAATGGCCAGTGTTTCATATCACTTTGTACAGTTGTTTCTGAAAATTTTCTTCCTATTAATCTTTTTGCATCAAAAACTGTATTTTCTGGATTCCTGGAGGCTTGGTTTTTAGCAGCATCACCAATTAATCGTTCTGTATCTGTAAAAGCAACATAAGATGGGGTAGTTCTATTACCTTGATCATTAGCTATAATATCCACTACACCATTCCTACATATACCAACACATGAATAGGTGGTACCTAAATCAATACCAATTGCAACCTCTGATTCTTCTGCATTGTTACTTGCTGTATGTACTGTTGTTGTTgcaattaaaaataaaacaatataatgaatataactACAAATTTTTGTCTTCATATTTatctattttgttatataataaaataaaataaaaaagttttatttaaatgaattaatctttactatataatatatatatatatatttttttttttccttttgcCTTTAGGCTTGATTTTGACAATAACTgactatatataaataaaaataaaatatataaatatatatattattaataaaaaaaaaaaaaaaaaaaaaaaaaaaaattattgtttatttaataaacaaaattttttatataaataaaaaaaatataacatataaaatataaaatataaaaaatattattatatatatatatatatatttaaaaatatagtaattcttttttttcttttcttttttattttatttgtatttattttatggaagggtttaatatttttttacaagaaaaaaatataataatagaaataatattaatatttaaaataaaaacttatatatatatatatataaaatattgtatatatatatatatatatatatatatatatatattgtttaaacgtgtatttattaattacataatgtatataaagctatttaatatatgattgttacatattttataacataagTCTCTATTCTCTTAATTTATtaacttatttattttttgtatgttACTGACGTAGGTGTGGTATACATATTCTCATAAATTACTTTAAAATAATTCTAATTTGTTTAAAcactttattatatacttttaataAGAATAGAATAAATCtgtaaaagtaaaaatataaaaatatatagatagtTTATAggaatttaaataattaaaaaattattatatttctatgTCTaacatgaaaaatattttatattataaattaaataaggaaaaaaaataataggtatttttttaaacatttatttaatataaatgtatttcatgaaatatattattatatatatatatatatatatatatatatatatatatatattaaaaaaatatatatttattgtaaaccataatatatatacttatatacttaaatatatatataatatataaaggtTATATGTATTCTATATTATAggtataattaataaaaataatatatataatggttaataaaatattttatatacatataattatttttttttttttgtaataattttttttttaccctgtatttttttttattgaattataattttttctttttttttttttgaaataagtttaaaaaaaaaaaataaatgtatgtattttatagcagataataacaatacaaatatttaataataatttttttttttatcaattattaaaagaagaaaaaaaatgttatatatattatatatataaatattttaatatatatctttaataatgttattttttttaattaaataaaatggaataaaaaatattttgatttcataaaattaataatatataatataatataatataatataatataatataatataatataatataatataatataatatattttatataatataaaataaaaatatatacgtataaaattttaaacattttcttaatatatttcactatataaatatatttataaagttCCTATATTTTTCTTGCTTTTCACAAAAAGGATGAAAAatcaataaaattataaggaTTTgagttattaataatttatattacttgtacatatttatatgtacgaatttataaatatagctcattttttttttttttttttgaaaaaacataatcatattatttaaaatatgatttcatattttagagttttttaattattctcTTCAATTTGTAGAATCcataatgaaaatttataaaggacttttttttttgttactcTCATTTActgaaattaataatttaaaaaataaaaaaaaatatatcaacaattgatattatattgaattaatgtgaatatatttatatatgattctttatttgtaaatttatatttatttcatttaatattttaaatgaattaaaaaaaaaaaataataaaataaaataaaatagtatCCATTTTGTATTTCCTTCTgcatatatgaataaaaaatatataaccaaTAAAGAATATCCTAGAAAACACTTTTGGtattttattgtatattatgttgataaaaatgagaaaaaatatCTTACCATATTGTTTTgaattttttgaataattgTACATATTTggttaaatattatttacctTTTGCTAATAAATTTAcagtaaataaaaatttattgtatttttttatatttttttaatgcttacataatataataaggcgtataatattattctatgtatttttatgcttatttattttattttttttgtgaaatatatatacttacaTATGTTgagaatatgaaaaatataaaaagaattaaatagaaggaaaaaaaaaaaaaaaataaaaaaaataatattattcaaaattataagaggttaaaaaaatatttttaataagaaGTATTTcacataattttaattataaaaattactagcaatttttcaaaaaatttataattacatttattatcttgtgaatatttttgtaaaaaaaatatgaaaaatataataatgttcaaaatatataagaaaaaatatgaagattAATTCGAATGTTTAtaaaatgattatttttttgtgtatttaatattatttgtaataccttttgttttttttttttttataaatgtattcatatatgtgtaatatttttataatatatgaaaataatttattgaaaaaattatttatcatgatatataaattatgaatttatatataaatataaatatatataatatatattaaaatatatatgaataataaaatatcaattgttttattttattctttaagaaaattaaaaaattttatgtattattaagaatatgttatttatgtaatttttacctattataatattatttaaatatatatatgtatatataatatgtatatataatatgtatatatgaatatattatttgattatataaaatatcaatattctatatatatatatatatatatatatataagtttcggttttaatattaactaaaaaaaatatatattaaatttatagtTTATTTCTATTAAACGTAAATTTAAATCTGGAATAGGAACAAAGTGATTATGGCAAaagtaattaaaaaaaaaaaaaatgaaaataaaaaaaaacattacatatttttttatgtataaaatattttaaagcaCTGAgattatttatgttataaattaattgaaTGTTTAAaagattataaaattttatttatgaaaatatatgaatatatataatataagcaGGTATTAAATAaccaaataatattttgtgcAAATTCATTTTCTCATTGTTGCAATATATTACTAAAAAATAgaattattatgttattttgaTCATATGGGaatacatttaaatatttatattctgatgaatattcttataaaaaaaaaaggggggGGGAAATAATACGTTcatgatttatttatatttcaatatattttctattttgcGATAACTAATTTCTTTTTGTCTATATTGTAGCAACCAAAAAATAAgtacatatttaatatatattatatttttagttatattttgaaataaatgtatatatttccttattAGTATTAGAATGTTGTTTCTATTTTtcattacaattattattttattttattattatattatctgtgaaaaatataaaacttgttataatattttgaaataaaattatttggtATAccaaataagaaaaaaaagaatataaaaatatctactgaatatataaaaaatacaacaaAAAGAATAAGATGttatggaatatatataatgtatagacataatatgtatatgtatttatttttatttaatatttttaattaacaaaatattaaaaatattagttgtactttatattttcatatacatattattgacatatatttcttcattttaataattctaatatttttgactatattatgtttttatatttttttgttcaaattgttttttatttcaaaCATAATCATTtgtactttttctttttattatgacattagttattaatttttatttgtcacgcatatttttattaaaatatttttttattttttttcaataaaaaTTCACAGGAAAACTATGTATCGTATGTGTAAAACTTTtgatttgttattatatcaatatatatatatatatatatattgatataataaaataatattgtttaTTTAATCTATTgtgaaattaaatattatgtttaattggaaaaaattatgaggtctttaaaatgtttttgaatacaaacatatgtatataattaatatactctatgaatatttatttttttttagaatgtACATAtgaatgatgaaaatattatcttAGATTTTATATCTGTTTCATTTG
Protein-coding regions in this window:
- a CDS encoding heat shock protein 70; translated protein: MKTKICSYIHYIVLFLIATTTVHTASNNAEESEVAIGIDLGTTYSCVGICRNGVVDIIANDQGNRTTPSYVAFTDTERLIGDAAKNQASRNPENTVFDAKRLIGRKFSETTVQSDMKHWPFTVKGGSDGKPMIEVSYQGEKKTFHPEEISSMVLKKMKEVAETYLGKPVKNAVITVPAYFNDSQRQATKDAGAIAGLNVLRIINEPTAAAIAYGLDKKGKGEQNILIFDLGGGTFDVSLLTLEDGIFEVKATSGDTHLGGEDFDNKLVNFCVQDFKKKNGGKDVSKNSKSLRRLRTQCEKAKRVLSSSAQATIEVDSLFDGIDYNVNITRAKFEELCMDQFRNTLIPVEKVLKDAKMDKSQVHEIVLVGGSTRIPKIQQLIKDFFNGKEPCKAINPDEAVAYGAAVQAAILSGDQSSAVKDLLLLDVCPLSLGLETAGGVMTKLIERNTTIPTKKNQIFTTYADNQPGVLIQVYEGERAMTKDNNLLGKFQLEGIPPAPRSVPQIEVTFDIDANGILNVTALDKGTGKQNQITITNDKGRLSKDDIDRMVNDAEKYKEEDEQNKNRIEARNNLENYCYNVKNTLQDENLKTKIPKDDSEKCMKTVKSVLDWLEKNQTAETEEYNEKEKDISSVYNPIMTKIYQGASAQEPQKAEATNLRGRNSENKEAQNNGPTVEEVN